One Salvia splendens isolate huo1 chromosome 12, SspV2, whole genome shotgun sequence genomic window carries:
- the LOC121757230 gene encoding probable LRR receptor-like serine/threonine-protein kinase RFK1 isoform X3 produces MFVGRSLWAVVVFCYWFSRLSGSQRVPQVEVDVFKEIANELGAVHWSFNADLCEMEMGGITQTPPPNSDGYVECNCNFNNNTICHVTTLVIKSYNLPGVLPLSIVKLQHLEHVDFAYNLLTGTIPEEWSSLQLDFISVLVNRLSGQIPKYLANFASLTYLNLEANQFSGAIPPDIGRMTNLTSLLLSSNPLTGELPNSLANLTKLKDFRINDNNLSGPIPDFIKNWKQLTNLEMIASGLGGPIPLNISLLDTLETLRISDLKGPSQGFPLLRSTTGLTSLILRNCKITGEIPAYVWKLRLLEMLDVSFNMLEGMIPSHIARKLKVVFATGNRLSGKIPDTLLKDGGNIDLSYNNFTLQGPEEPACRLDMNRNVNLFKGSSQPDTMKRTLPCIEDVVCPRYKCSLQVNCGGYDLHVKETDRKVIYEGDGGVDSDRYLSANYWGFVSTGDFLDEPSYQRSRAVNIPTPNIPVLYSSARLSPLSLTYFHYCLENGVYNISLHFAEIIFTNENSSYYSLGERMFDIYIQEKLVRENFNIEDEARGAQKPVVRHFSANVTDHTLEIRFYWAGKGTTRIPNRGDYGALISAISVDPTFKVCSYGNKKHVTAYVTAAVLTVFVILSIFGILWWKGYLTGRKQDLEGLELQTVVLTLKQIRAATDDFDAANKIGEGGFGSVYKGELPDGTVIAVKQLSSKSRQGNREFLNEIGMISCLQHPNLVKLYGCCIEGDQLLVVYEYMKNNSLAHVLFESNGRSQIMLNWPTRFKICVGIAKGLAFLHDESRLKIVHRDIKATNVLLDSDLNPKISDFGLARLNEDEKTHISTKVAGTIGYMAPEYALWGYLTDKADVYSFGVVLLEIVSGKSNNNYMPSHNFICLLDWASHLNESKNIDDLIDPRLNDGGGANREEIERVVKIALQCTNATPSVRPTMSEAVEMLEGKMDIPDVTPEGSTYTNDVRFKAMKDFKQEMLSASSATRGESQISTRIRTYSSSTSGFNEISEDSIPY; encoded by the exons ATGTTTGTGGGAAGAAGTTTGTGGGCTGTTGTGGTTTTCTGTTACTGGTTTTCGAGGTTGTCGGGGTCACAGAGGGTGCCTCAGGTTGAAG TTGATGTCTTCAAAGAGATAGCCAATGAGTTGGGTGCAGTGCATTGGTCGTTTAATGCCGATTTATGTGAAATGGAGATGGGTGGGATCACACAAACTCCCCCACCAAACTCTGATGGTTATGTCGAATGCAATTGCAATTTCAACAACAACACCATCTGCCATGTTACTACGCT TGTGATTAAGAGTTACAATCTTCCTGGAGTTCTTCCGTTGTCAATTGTAAAGCTTCAACACCTCGAGCATGT TGATTTTGCCTACAATCTTCTAACTGGTACAATCCCGGAAGAGTGGTCTTCGTTGCAACTTGATTTTAT CTCTGTGCTTGTAAACCGTTTATCTGGACAAATACCAAAGTATCTAGCAAACTTTGCTAGCCTTACATACCT GAACCTCGAGGCAAACCAGTTCTCCGGGGCTATTCCTCCTGACATTGGAAGAATGACAAATTTAACGAGCCT GTTGTTGTCGTCCAACCCACTGACAGGGGAGCTACCGAATTCGCTTGCAAATTTAACAAAACTAAAAGATTT TAGGATAAACGACAACAACCTAAGTGGACCAATACCCGACTTCATTAAGAACTGGAAGCAACTTACAAATCT AGAAATGATTGCTAGCGGACTAGGGGGGCCCATTCCTTTGAACATATCTCTTCTTGATACGTTAGAAACTCT GAGGATTAGCGACCTAAAAGGGCCGTCTCAGGGATTTCCTTTGCTGAGGAGCACTACAGGCCTAACATCGCT GATACTGAGAAACTGCAAAATCACTGGCGAAATTCCTGCGTATGTATGGAAGCTTAGACTTCTGGAGATGTT GGACGTCAGTTTCAACATGTTAGAGGGCATGATTCCTAGTCACATCGCAAGAAAACTGAAAGTAGT GTTTGCGACCGGCAACAGGCTGAGTGGAAAGATACCTGACACACTATTGAAAGACGGAGGCAATAT CGATCTGTCCTACAACAATTTTACTTTGCAAGGCCCCGAGGAACCTGCTTGTCGACTAGACAT GAATCGAAACGTAAACTTATTCAAAGGCTCATCTCAACCGGATACAAT GAAACGAACTCTTCCGTGCATAGAAGATGTCGTCTGCCCCAGAT ATAAATGTTCGTTGCAAGTTAACTGTGGTGGGTATGACTTGCACGTCAAAGAAACCGATAGAAAAGTTATATACGAAGGAGATGGTGGAGTTGATTCTGACAGATATCTAAGCGCCAACTACTGGGGCTTTGTTAGCACCGGTGACTTCTTAGACGAACCTTCTTACCAGAGATCACGTGCAGTCAACATTCCCACGCCAAATATCCCAGTATTGTACAGTAGTGCCCGCCTCAGCCCTCTTTCACTTACGTATTTCCATTATTGCTTGGAGAATGGGGTGTATAATATAAGCCTGCACTTTGCTGAGATAATTTTCACAAACGAAAACAGCTCGTATTACAGTCTCGGGGAGCGTATGTTTGATATATACATTCAG GAGAAATTAGTGCGGGAAAACTTCAACATTGAAGATGAGGCTCGTGGAGCTCAAAAGCCTGTTGTAAGACACTTTAGTGCTAACGTGACTGATCATACGTTGGAGATCCGGTTTTACTGGGCTGGTAAAGGGACTACTCGGATTCCCAACAGAGGGGATTACGGTGCTCTTATCTCAGCCATCTCAGTCGATCCAA CATTTAAAGTCTGTTCATATGGAAACAAGAAGCATGTAACTGCATATGTAACAGCTGCAGTTTTGACAGTGTTTGTTATTCTCTCAATATTCGGAATCCTTTGGTGGAAAGGTTACTTGACAGGCCGAAAACAAG ATCTCGAAGGTCTAGAACTGCAAACGGTCGTGTTGACACTCAAACAGATTCGAGCTGCTACTGACGATTTTGACGCTGCGAATAAAATAGGAGAAGGTGGCTTTGGCTCAGTATATAAG GGTGAACTGCCCGATGGCACTGTCATTGCTGTGAAGCAACTCTCGTCTAAATCAAGACAAGGGAATCGTGAGTTTTTGAACGAAATTGGCATGATTTCGTGTTTACAGCACCCGAATCTTGTGAAGCTATACGGATGCTGCATTGAAGGCGATCAGTTGCTGGTGGTATACGAGTACATGAAAAACAATAGCCTTGCACACGTCTTGTTCG AATCAAACGGGAGAAGCCAAATAATGCTAAACTGGCCAACGAGGTTCAAGATCTGCGTTGGAATTGCAAAAGGGCTAGCTTTTCTCCACGACGAATCAAGGCTGAAAATTGTGCATCGAGACATCAAAGCCACGAACGTGCTGCTGGACAGCGATCTGAATCCTAAGATATCCGATTTTGGACTGGCTCGGCTCAATGAAGATGAGAAGACACACATTAGCACGAAAGTTGCTGGAACAAT AGGATACATGGCGCCCGAATATGCACTGTGGGGTTATCTGACCGACAAAGCAGACGTCTACAGCTTCGGAGTCGTGCTTTTGGAGATAGTTAGTGGAAAAAGCAACAACAACTACATGCCTAGTCACAATTTCATCTGCCTTCTTGATTGG GCAAGCCACTTGAACGAGAGCAAGAACATCGATGACCTCATTGATCCGAGGCTGAATGATGGTGGTGGTGCCAACAGAGAGGAGATAGAGAGAGTGGTGAAGATAGCTCTGCAGTGCACGAATGCAACTCCCTCCGTGAGGCCAACGATGTCAGAGGCCGTTGAGATGCTCGAGGGGAAAATGGACATTCCTGATGTAACGCCCGAGGGGAGCACGTACACTAACGACGTGAGGTTCAAAGCCATGAAGGACTTTAAGCAGGAGATGCTGAGCGCGAGCAGTGCTACGAGGGGCGAGTCACAGATTTCGACGAGGATACGAACCTACTCTTCATCCACCTCTGGTTTTAATGAAATCAGTGAAGATAGTATACCTTATTGA
- the LOC121757230 gene encoding probable LRR receptor-like serine/threonine-protein kinase RFK1 isoform X2 yields the protein MFVGRSLWAVVVFCYWFSRLSGSQRVPQVEVDVFKEIANELGAVHWSFNADLCEMEMGGITQTPPPNSDGYVECNCNFNNNTICHVTTLVIKSYNLPGVLPLSIVKLQHLEHVDFAYNLLTGTIPEEWSSLQLDFISVLVNRLSGQIPKYLANFASLTYLNLEANQFSGAIPPDIGRMTNLTSLLLSSNPLTGELPNSLANLTKLKDLINDNNLSGPIPDFIKNWKQLTNLEMIASGLGGPIPLNISLLDTLETLRISDLKGPSQGFPLLRSTTGLTSLILRNCKITGEIPAYVWKLRLLEMLDVSFNMLEGMIPSHIARKLKVVFATGNRLSGKIPDTLLKDGGNIDLSYNNFTLQGPEEPACRLDMNRNVNLFKGSSQPDTMKRTLPCIEDVVCPRYKCSLQVNCGGYDLHVKETDRKVIYEGDGGVDSDRYLSANYWGFVSTGDFLDEPSYQRSRAVNIPTPNIPVLYSSARLSPLSLTYFHYCLENGVYNISLHFAEIIFTNENSSYYSLGERMFDIYIQEKLVRENFNIEDEARGAQKPVVRHFSANVTDHTLEIRFYWAGKGTTRIPNRGDYGALISAISVDPTFKVCSYGNKKHVTAYVTAAVLTVFVILSIFGILWWKGYLTGRKQGRNDLEGLELQTVVLTLKQIRAATDDFDAANKIGEGGFGSVYKGELPDGTVIAVKQLSSKSRQGNREFLNEIGMISCLQHPNLVKLYGCCIEGDQLLVVYEYMKNNSLAHVLFESNGRSQIMLNWPTRFKICVGIAKGLAFLHDESRLKIVHRDIKATNVLLDSDLNPKISDFGLARLNEDEKTHISTKVAGTIGYMAPEYALWGYLTDKADVYSFGVVLLEIVSGKSNNNYMPSHNFICLLDWASHLNESKNIDDLIDPRLNDGGGANREEIERVVKIALQCTNATPSVRPTMSEAVEMLEGKMDIPDVTPEGSTYTNDVRFKAMKDFKQEMLSASSATRGESQISTRIRTYSSSTSGFNEISEDSIPY from the exons ATGTTTGTGGGAAGAAGTTTGTGGGCTGTTGTGGTTTTCTGTTACTGGTTTTCGAGGTTGTCGGGGTCACAGAGGGTGCCTCAGGTTGAAG TTGATGTCTTCAAAGAGATAGCCAATGAGTTGGGTGCAGTGCATTGGTCGTTTAATGCCGATTTATGTGAAATGGAGATGGGTGGGATCACACAAACTCCCCCACCAAACTCTGATGGTTATGTCGAATGCAATTGCAATTTCAACAACAACACCATCTGCCATGTTACTACGCT TGTGATTAAGAGTTACAATCTTCCTGGAGTTCTTCCGTTGTCAATTGTAAAGCTTCAACACCTCGAGCATGT TGATTTTGCCTACAATCTTCTAACTGGTACAATCCCGGAAGAGTGGTCTTCGTTGCAACTTGATTTTAT CTCTGTGCTTGTAAACCGTTTATCTGGACAAATACCAAAGTATCTAGCAAACTTTGCTAGCCTTACATACCT GAACCTCGAGGCAAACCAGTTCTCCGGGGCTATTCCTCCTGACATTGGAAGAATGACAAATTTAACGAGCCT GTTGTTGTCGTCCAACCCACTGACAGGGGAGCTACCGAATTCGCTTGCAAATTTAACAAAACTAAAAGATTT GATAAACGACAACAACCTAAGTGGACCAATACCCGACTTCATTAAGAACTGGAAGCAACTTACAAATCT AGAAATGATTGCTAGCGGACTAGGGGGGCCCATTCCTTTGAACATATCTCTTCTTGATACGTTAGAAACTCT GAGGATTAGCGACCTAAAAGGGCCGTCTCAGGGATTTCCTTTGCTGAGGAGCACTACAGGCCTAACATCGCT GATACTGAGAAACTGCAAAATCACTGGCGAAATTCCTGCGTATGTATGGAAGCTTAGACTTCTGGAGATGTT GGACGTCAGTTTCAACATGTTAGAGGGCATGATTCCTAGTCACATCGCAAGAAAACTGAAAGTAGT GTTTGCGACCGGCAACAGGCTGAGTGGAAAGATACCTGACACACTATTGAAAGACGGAGGCAATAT CGATCTGTCCTACAACAATTTTACTTTGCAAGGCCCCGAGGAACCTGCTTGTCGACTAGACAT GAATCGAAACGTAAACTTATTCAAAGGCTCATCTCAACCGGATACAAT GAAACGAACTCTTCCGTGCATAGAAGATGTCGTCTGCCCCAGAT ATAAATGTTCGTTGCAAGTTAACTGTGGTGGGTATGACTTGCACGTCAAAGAAACCGATAGAAAAGTTATATACGAAGGAGATGGTGGAGTTGATTCTGACAGATATCTAAGCGCCAACTACTGGGGCTTTGTTAGCACCGGTGACTTCTTAGACGAACCTTCTTACCAGAGATCACGTGCAGTCAACATTCCCACGCCAAATATCCCAGTATTGTACAGTAGTGCCCGCCTCAGCCCTCTTTCACTTACGTATTTCCATTATTGCTTGGAGAATGGGGTGTATAATATAAGCCTGCACTTTGCTGAGATAATTTTCACAAACGAAAACAGCTCGTATTACAGTCTCGGGGAGCGTATGTTTGATATATACATTCAG GAGAAATTAGTGCGGGAAAACTTCAACATTGAAGATGAGGCTCGTGGAGCTCAAAAGCCTGTTGTAAGACACTTTAGTGCTAACGTGACTGATCATACGTTGGAGATCCGGTTTTACTGGGCTGGTAAAGGGACTACTCGGATTCCCAACAGAGGGGATTACGGTGCTCTTATCTCAGCCATCTCAGTCGATCCAA CATTTAAAGTCTGTTCATATGGAAACAAGAAGCATGTAACTGCATATGTAACAGCTGCAGTTTTGACAGTGTTTGTTATTCTCTCAATATTCGGAATCCTTTGGTGGAAAGGTTACTTGACAGGCCGAAAACAAGGTAGAAATG ATCTCGAAGGTCTAGAACTGCAAACGGTCGTGTTGACACTCAAACAGATTCGAGCTGCTACTGACGATTTTGACGCTGCGAATAAAATAGGAGAAGGTGGCTTTGGCTCAGTATATAAG GGTGAACTGCCCGATGGCACTGTCATTGCTGTGAAGCAACTCTCGTCTAAATCAAGACAAGGGAATCGTGAGTTTTTGAACGAAATTGGCATGATTTCGTGTTTACAGCACCCGAATCTTGTGAAGCTATACGGATGCTGCATTGAAGGCGATCAGTTGCTGGTGGTATACGAGTACATGAAAAACAATAGCCTTGCACACGTCTTGTTCG AATCAAACGGGAGAAGCCAAATAATGCTAAACTGGCCAACGAGGTTCAAGATCTGCGTTGGAATTGCAAAAGGGCTAGCTTTTCTCCACGACGAATCAAGGCTGAAAATTGTGCATCGAGACATCAAAGCCACGAACGTGCTGCTGGACAGCGATCTGAATCCTAAGATATCCGATTTTGGACTGGCTCGGCTCAATGAAGATGAGAAGACACACATTAGCACGAAAGTTGCTGGAACAAT AGGATACATGGCGCCCGAATATGCACTGTGGGGTTATCTGACCGACAAAGCAGACGTCTACAGCTTCGGAGTCGTGCTTTTGGAGATAGTTAGTGGAAAAAGCAACAACAACTACATGCCTAGTCACAATTTCATCTGCCTTCTTGATTGG GCAAGCCACTTGAACGAGAGCAAGAACATCGATGACCTCATTGATCCGAGGCTGAATGATGGTGGTGGTGCCAACAGAGAGGAGATAGAGAGAGTGGTGAAGATAGCTCTGCAGTGCACGAATGCAACTCCCTCCGTGAGGCCAACGATGTCAGAGGCCGTTGAGATGCTCGAGGGGAAAATGGACATTCCTGATGTAACGCCCGAGGGGAGCACGTACACTAACGACGTGAGGTTCAAAGCCATGAAGGACTTTAAGCAGGAGATGCTGAGCGCGAGCAGTGCTACGAGGGGCGAGTCACAGATTTCGACGAGGATACGAACCTACTCTTCATCCACCTCTGGTTTTAATGAAATCAGTGAAGATAGTATACCTTATTGA
- the LOC121757230 gene encoding probable LRR receptor-like serine/threonine-protein kinase RFK1 isoform X1, whose protein sequence is MFVGRSLWAVVVFCYWFSRLSGSQRVPQVEVDVFKEIANELGAVHWSFNADLCEMEMGGITQTPPPNSDGYVECNCNFNNNTICHVTTLVIKSYNLPGVLPLSIVKLQHLEHVDFAYNLLTGTIPEEWSSLQLDFISVLVNRLSGQIPKYLANFASLTYLNLEANQFSGAIPPDIGRMTNLTSLLLSSNPLTGELPNSLANLTKLKDFRINDNNLSGPIPDFIKNWKQLTNLEMIASGLGGPIPLNISLLDTLETLRISDLKGPSQGFPLLRSTTGLTSLILRNCKITGEIPAYVWKLRLLEMLDVSFNMLEGMIPSHIARKLKVVFATGNRLSGKIPDTLLKDGGNIDLSYNNFTLQGPEEPACRLDMNRNVNLFKGSSQPDTMKRTLPCIEDVVCPRYKCSLQVNCGGYDLHVKETDRKVIYEGDGGVDSDRYLSANYWGFVSTGDFLDEPSYQRSRAVNIPTPNIPVLYSSARLSPLSLTYFHYCLENGVYNISLHFAEIIFTNENSSYYSLGERMFDIYIQEKLVRENFNIEDEARGAQKPVVRHFSANVTDHTLEIRFYWAGKGTTRIPNRGDYGALISAISVDPTFKVCSYGNKKHVTAYVTAAVLTVFVILSIFGILWWKGYLTGRKQGRNDLEGLELQTVVLTLKQIRAATDDFDAANKIGEGGFGSVYKGELPDGTVIAVKQLSSKSRQGNREFLNEIGMISCLQHPNLVKLYGCCIEGDQLLVVYEYMKNNSLAHVLFESNGRSQIMLNWPTRFKICVGIAKGLAFLHDESRLKIVHRDIKATNVLLDSDLNPKISDFGLARLNEDEKTHISTKVAGTIGYMAPEYALWGYLTDKADVYSFGVVLLEIVSGKSNNNYMPSHNFICLLDWASHLNESKNIDDLIDPRLNDGGGANREEIERVVKIALQCTNATPSVRPTMSEAVEMLEGKMDIPDVTPEGSTYTNDVRFKAMKDFKQEMLSASSATRGESQISTRIRTYSSSTSGFNEISEDSIPY, encoded by the exons ATGTTTGTGGGAAGAAGTTTGTGGGCTGTTGTGGTTTTCTGTTACTGGTTTTCGAGGTTGTCGGGGTCACAGAGGGTGCCTCAGGTTGAAG TTGATGTCTTCAAAGAGATAGCCAATGAGTTGGGTGCAGTGCATTGGTCGTTTAATGCCGATTTATGTGAAATGGAGATGGGTGGGATCACACAAACTCCCCCACCAAACTCTGATGGTTATGTCGAATGCAATTGCAATTTCAACAACAACACCATCTGCCATGTTACTACGCT TGTGATTAAGAGTTACAATCTTCCTGGAGTTCTTCCGTTGTCAATTGTAAAGCTTCAACACCTCGAGCATGT TGATTTTGCCTACAATCTTCTAACTGGTACAATCCCGGAAGAGTGGTCTTCGTTGCAACTTGATTTTAT CTCTGTGCTTGTAAACCGTTTATCTGGACAAATACCAAAGTATCTAGCAAACTTTGCTAGCCTTACATACCT GAACCTCGAGGCAAACCAGTTCTCCGGGGCTATTCCTCCTGACATTGGAAGAATGACAAATTTAACGAGCCT GTTGTTGTCGTCCAACCCACTGACAGGGGAGCTACCGAATTCGCTTGCAAATTTAACAAAACTAAAAGATTT TAGGATAAACGACAACAACCTAAGTGGACCAATACCCGACTTCATTAAGAACTGGAAGCAACTTACAAATCT AGAAATGATTGCTAGCGGACTAGGGGGGCCCATTCCTTTGAACATATCTCTTCTTGATACGTTAGAAACTCT GAGGATTAGCGACCTAAAAGGGCCGTCTCAGGGATTTCCTTTGCTGAGGAGCACTACAGGCCTAACATCGCT GATACTGAGAAACTGCAAAATCACTGGCGAAATTCCTGCGTATGTATGGAAGCTTAGACTTCTGGAGATGTT GGACGTCAGTTTCAACATGTTAGAGGGCATGATTCCTAGTCACATCGCAAGAAAACTGAAAGTAGT GTTTGCGACCGGCAACAGGCTGAGTGGAAAGATACCTGACACACTATTGAAAGACGGAGGCAATAT CGATCTGTCCTACAACAATTTTACTTTGCAAGGCCCCGAGGAACCTGCTTGTCGACTAGACAT GAATCGAAACGTAAACTTATTCAAAGGCTCATCTCAACCGGATACAAT GAAACGAACTCTTCCGTGCATAGAAGATGTCGTCTGCCCCAGAT ATAAATGTTCGTTGCAAGTTAACTGTGGTGGGTATGACTTGCACGTCAAAGAAACCGATAGAAAAGTTATATACGAAGGAGATGGTGGAGTTGATTCTGACAGATATCTAAGCGCCAACTACTGGGGCTTTGTTAGCACCGGTGACTTCTTAGACGAACCTTCTTACCAGAGATCACGTGCAGTCAACATTCCCACGCCAAATATCCCAGTATTGTACAGTAGTGCCCGCCTCAGCCCTCTTTCACTTACGTATTTCCATTATTGCTTGGAGAATGGGGTGTATAATATAAGCCTGCACTTTGCTGAGATAATTTTCACAAACGAAAACAGCTCGTATTACAGTCTCGGGGAGCGTATGTTTGATATATACATTCAG GAGAAATTAGTGCGGGAAAACTTCAACATTGAAGATGAGGCTCGTGGAGCTCAAAAGCCTGTTGTAAGACACTTTAGTGCTAACGTGACTGATCATACGTTGGAGATCCGGTTTTACTGGGCTGGTAAAGGGACTACTCGGATTCCCAACAGAGGGGATTACGGTGCTCTTATCTCAGCCATCTCAGTCGATCCAA CATTTAAAGTCTGTTCATATGGAAACAAGAAGCATGTAACTGCATATGTAACAGCTGCAGTTTTGACAGTGTTTGTTATTCTCTCAATATTCGGAATCCTTTGGTGGAAAGGTTACTTGACAGGCCGAAAACAAGGTAGAAATG ATCTCGAAGGTCTAGAACTGCAAACGGTCGTGTTGACACTCAAACAGATTCGAGCTGCTACTGACGATTTTGACGCTGCGAATAAAATAGGAGAAGGTGGCTTTGGCTCAGTATATAAG GGTGAACTGCCCGATGGCACTGTCATTGCTGTGAAGCAACTCTCGTCTAAATCAAGACAAGGGAATCGTGAGTTTTTGAACGAAATTGGCATGATTTCGTGTTTACAGCACCCGAATCTTGTGAAGCTATACGGATGCTGCATTGAAGGCGATCAGTTGCTGGTGGTATACGAGTACATGAAAAACAATAGCCTTGCACACGTCTTGTTCG AATCAAACGGGAGAAGCCAAATAATGCTAAACTGGCCAACGAGGTTCAAGATCTGCGTTGGAATTGCAAAAGGGCTAGCTTTTCTCCACGACGAATCAAGGCTGAAAATTGTGCATCGAGACATCAAAGCCACGAACGTGCTGCTGGACAGCGATCTGAATCCTAAGATATCCGATTTTGGACTGGCTCGGCTCAATGAAGATGAGAAGACACACATTAGCACGAAAGTTGCTGGAACAAT AGGATACATGGCGCCCGAATATGCACTGTGGGGTTATCTGACCGACAAAGCAGACGTCTACAGCTTCGGAGTCGTGCTTTTGGAGATAGTTAGTGGAAAAAGCAACAACAACTACATGCCTAGTCACAATTTCATCTGCCTTCTTGATTGG GCAAGCCACTTGAACGAGAGCAAGAACATCGATGACCTCATTGATCCGAGGCTGAATGATGGTGGTGGTGCCAACAGAGAGGAGATAGAGAGAGTGGTGAAGATAGCTCTGCAGTGCACGAATGCAACTCCCTCCGTGAGGCCAACGATGTCAGAGGCCGTTGAGATGCTCGAGGGGAAAATGGACATTCCTGATGTAACGCCCGAGGGGAGCACGTACACTAACGACGTGAGGTTCAAAGCCATGAAGGACTTTAAGCAGGAGATGCTGAGCGCGAGCAGTGCTACGAGGGGCGAGTCACAGATTTCGACGAGGATACGAACCTACTCTTCATCCACCTCTGGTTTTAATGAAATCAGTGAAGATAGTATACCTTATTGA